In one window of Streptomyces sp. FXJ1.172 DNA:
- a CDS encoding carbohydrate ABC transporter permease: protein MTAVIDKPPVQERPPFRWAAPPRPVWEEQPSRAGLAGKGLVLTLACFGILFPLWIVVVTSLSSRKTIDQAGGLVMVPKGITFIAYKELLSGGQVTRAAVISVLVTLAGTLFSMTVSVLCAYGLSRIGSLGHRWLLMLLLATMFFSAGLIPTYLLVQSLGLMDSYLALILPSAVSVFNILVLRGFFMGISQELIDSARIDGAGDFRILWQIVMPLSRAVLAVITLFYAVGYWSAWFNASLYLNDQDKMPLQNVMIQLVQKQQAPVGLGQAIKTGELSGLAVQMAVMVMALLPVAVLSPFVQKHFKRGMLTGAVKG from the coding sequence GTGACCGCCGTCATCGACAAGCCGCCGGTACAGGAGCGACCGCCGTTCCGCTGGGCCGCGCCGCCCCGCCCGGTGTGGGAGGAGCAGCCGAGCAGGGCGGGCCTCGCGGGCAAGGGCCTGGTCCTCACCCTGGCCTGTTTCGGCATCCTCTTCCCGCTCTGGATCGTGGTCGTCACCAGTCTGTCCTCCCGCAAGACGATCGACCAGGCGGGCGGCCTGGTGATGGTCCCCAAGGGCATCACGTTCATCGCGTACAAGGAGCTGCTCAGCGGCGGCCAGGTCACCCGGGCCGCGGTCATCAGCGTCCTGGTCACGCTGGCCGGCACGCTGTTCTCGATGACGGTGTCGGTCCTGTGCGCGTACGGCCTCTCGCGCATCGGCTCGCTCGGCCACCGCTGGCTCCTGATGCTGCTGCTGGCGACGATGTTCTTCAGCGCCGGCCTGATCCCCACGTACCTGCTGGTCCAGTCCCTCGGCCTGATGGACAGCTACCTGGCCCTGATCCTGCCGAGCGCGGTGAGCGTGTTCAACATCCTCGTCCTGCGGGGCTTCTTCATGGGCATCTCGCAGGAACTCATCGACAGCGCGCGGATCGACGGTGCCGGGGACTTCCGGATCCTCTGGCAGATCGTCATGCCGCTGTCACGGGCCGTGCTGGCGGTCATCACGCTGTTCTACGCGGTGGGCTACTGGAGCGCGTGGTTCAACGCGTCCCTGTACCTCAACGACCAGGACAAGATGCCGCTCCAGAACGTCATGATCCAACTGGTCCAGAAGCAACAGGCCCCGGTGGGCCTGGGCCAGGCCATCAAGACCGGCGAACTGTCCGGCCTGGCCGTGCAGATGGCGGTCATGGTGATGGCCCTGCTGCCGGTGGCGGTCCTGTCCCCGTTCGTCCAGAAGCACTTCAAGAGGGGGATGCTGACGGGGGCGGTGAAGGGGTGA